In one window of Calditrichota bacterium DNA:
- a CDS encoding cobalamin-binding protein, translating to MEKLQQLAESVINGKAPDAERLTHELLDEGLTPSDVLNKGLIVGMDEVGRRFRNNEFYVPEVLIAARAMKAGMKILRPLLAETGVKPMARIAIGTVKGDLHDIGKNLVGMMLEGAGFEVVDLGVDVSSDKFMQVVKESKADAIGMSALLTTTMVNMNSTLKEFEKQGIRNQVKVVIGGAPVTQNYADEIGADGYASDAASAVALLKEVLNLPA from the coding sequence ATGGAAAAATTACAACAGTTAGCAGAGAGTGTGATCAACGGCAAGGCTCCAGACGCAGAAAGATTGACCCATGAGTTGCTTGATGAAGGCCTGACGCCGAGCGACGTGCTGAACAAAGGTTTGATCGTTGGCATGGATGAAGTCGGCAGAAGATTCCGGAATAACGAGTTTTACGTACCGGAAGTTTTGATTGCGGCGCGCGCGATGAAAGCCGGCATGAAAATTCTGCGACCTTTATTAGCGGAAACCGGCGTGAAACCAATGGCGAGGATCGCGATCGGCACGGTCAAAGGCGATTTGCATGATATCGGGAAAAATTTGGTCGGAATGATGCTCGAAGGCGCTGGTTTTGAAGTAGTTGATCTGGGCGTCGATGTGTCGTCTGATAAATTTATGCAGGTCGTTAAGGAAAGCAAAGCTGACGCAATCGGCATGTCCGCTTTGCTGACGACGACGATGGTGAATATGAATTCAACGTTGAAAGAATTTGAGAAACAAGGAATTCGCAATCAGGTCAAAGTGGTTATTGGCGGCGCGCCGGTCACGCAAAACTACGCTGATGAAATTGGCGCGGATGGTTATGCTTCGGATGCAGCGTCGGCAGTGGCTTTATTGAAAGAGGTATTAAATTTGCCGGCATGA